One window of the Janthinobacterium sp. PAMC25594 genome contains the following:
- a CDS encoding pitrilysin family protein yields MKLSKLRLISGAVLLACACMAQAEIRLSDPLPLAPEVTVGKLPNGLTYYIKKNARPAQKVELRLVVKAGSILEDDDQQGLAHFTEHMAFNGSTHFKRNELISYLQSIGVKFGADLNAYTSFDETVYVLPIPTNKKENLEKGFLVLEDWAHGLKFNPADINSERGIVLEEARLGKGASDRMNKVLYPKLLNGSRYAQRMPIGKESVLKTFKPEAIKRFYKDWYRPDLMAVMVVGDVEPKQAEKLIQQHFGKLKNPAQPRPRLYAEVPQRSQTEALVITDKEAPDDSVFIRYPIRAAQEPVTIADYRRQMIENLYGQMLSARMQELTQQANPPFIQGGSSMGKLVRGYESFSAYALLGKGGVQPAVDALVQEDERARRFGFSQDELDRARKNMLRNYERAHSERDKSDSSGFVAEYSRHFLEQEAIPGIANELLYAQELLPQVTLQEINETVAKVIPDQQKKLVVFMGAEPTAGDTASAVPTQQQLLDAVAQAERQKVEPRTEKVLASTLMDGPPAGGSIVAEKLNSAIGVTELTLGNGVRVLLKPTDFKNDQVLMGSTRFGGQSLFGDADIYSARYASAVVGSMGLKDLAPLDLQKVLAGKTVNVGASLGELSEGFGGSASSADVETMLQLVSLYFHDVRKDAGLYQSFIGKQQDLAKNSMAQPEAVFYDAIQHAMFGDNPRVDGVPRAADFDKVGLDRSLDIFRQRFSSARDMTFIFAGSFELDKIKPLIASYLGTLPVAEVPHAYRDVGMRPVAGIVKKDIYMGSEPKSTISITFNGDAAYSDEQKLTLQALGEVLNLKVIEVLREKMSMIYGGGFETSMGQHPYGHYSVALNLPTGPENVDKVIAAAFAEINKMKAEGPSVADLGKVKLNWITRQQKSLRENNYWMNQLMGSVTQGRDPAQILRYEQRVRAITPQAVKQAAQRYLDMHNYVQVVLYPERKNVAVK; encoded by the coding sequence ATGAAGCTGAGTAAATTACGCCTGATCTCGGGCGCCGTCTTGCTGGCCTGCGCCTGCATGGCCCAGGCGGAAATCCGTTTGAGCGATCCCCTGCCGCTGGCACCAGAAGTTACTGTAGGAAAATTGCCGAATGGCTTGACCTACTACATCAAGAAAAATGCCCGTCCCGCGCAGAAAGTGGAATTGCGCCTGGTGGTGAAAGCCGGCTCCATCCTGGAAGATGACGACCAGCAAGGCCTGGCGCATTTCACGGAACACATGGCCTTCAATGGCTCCACGCATTTCAAGCGCAATGAACTCATTTCCTATTTGCAATCGATCGGCGTGAAGTTCGGTGCCGACCTGAACGCCTACACGAGCTTTGATGAAACCGTGTACGTGCTGCCGATTCCGACGAACAAGAAGGAAAACCTGGAAAAGGGATTTCTTGTGCTGGAAGACTGGGCGCATGGCTTGAAATTCAATCCGGCCGACATCAACAGCGAGCGCGGCATCGTGCTGGAAGAGGCGCGCCTGGGCAAGGGCGCCAGCGACCGCATGAACAAGGTGCTGTATCCGAAGCTGCTGAACGGTTCGCGCTATGCGCAGCGCATGCCGATCGGCAAGGAATCCGTCTTGAAAACGTTCAAGCCGGAAGCCATCAAGCGTTTCTACAAGGATTGGTACCGGCCCGACCTGATGGCCGTGATGGTGGTCGGTGACGTGGAGCCGAAACAGGCTGAAAAACTGATCCAGCAGCATTTCGGCAAGCTGAAAAACCCCGCGCAACCACGCCCGCGCCTGTATGCGGAAGTGCCGCAGCGCTCGCAGACGGAAGCGCTGGTGATCACGGACAAGGAAGCGCCCGACGACAGCGTCTTCATCCGCTATCCGATCCGCGCCGCGCAGGAGCCCGTCACGATTGCCGATTACCGCCGCCAGATGATCGAAAACCTGTATGGCCAGATGCTCAGCGCGCGCATGCAGGAATTGACGCAGCAGGCGAATCCCCCGTTCATCCAGGGCGGCAGCAGCATGGGCAAGCTGGTGCGTGGCTACGAATCGTTCAGCGCGTATGCCTTGCTGGGCAAGGGCGGCGTGCAGCCGGCCGTCGACGCGCTGGTGCAGGAAGATGAGCGGGCGCGCCGCTTCGGTTTCAGCCAGGATGAGCTGGACCGCGCGCGCAAGAACATGCTGCGCAATTACGAGCGCGCGCACAGCGAACGCGACAAGTCCGATTCCTCCGGTTTCGTGGCCGAGTATTCGCGCCACTTCCTGGAGCAGGAAGCCATTCCCGGCATCGCCAATGAATTGCTGTACGCGCAGGAACTCTTGCCGCAGGTGACCTTGCAGGAAATCAATGAGACGGTGGCCAAGGTGATTCCCGACCAGCAAAAGAAACTCGTCGTCTTCATGGGCGCCGAGCCGACAGCGGGCGATACCGCCTCGGCTGTACCGACGCAGCAGCAATTGCTCGACGCCGTGGCGCAAGCGGAACGGCAAAAGGTCGAGCCGCGCACGGAAAAAGTGCTGGCCAGCACGCTGATGGATGGCCCGCCGGCCGGCGGCAGCATCGTCGCTGAAAAGCTCAACAGCGCCATCGGCGTGACGGAGCTAACCCTGGGCAATGGCGTGCGCGTGCTGCTCAAACCGACGGATTTCAAGAATGACCAGGTGCTGATGGGCTCGACCCGCTTCGGCGGCCAGTCGCTGTTTGGCGACGCCGATATCTACAGCGCCCGCTATGCCAGCGCCGTGGTCGGCAGCATGGGTCTGAAAGACCTGGCGCCGCTGGACTTGCAAAAAGTGTTGGCCGGCAAGACGGTCAATGTGGGCGCCTCGCTGGGCGAACTGAGCGAAGGCTTTGGCGGCTCGGCCAGCAGCGCCGACGTGGAAACCATGCTGCAACTGGTGAGCCTGTATTTCCATGACGTGCGCAAGGATGCGGGCCTGTACCAATCCTTCATCGGCAAGCAGCAGGACCTGGCGAAAAACAGCATGGCGCAGCCGGAAGCCGTGTTTTACGATGCCATCCAGCACGCCATGTTTGGCGACAACCCGCGTGTCGATGGTGTGCCGCGCGCGGCCGATTTCGACAAGGTGGGCCTGGACCGCTCGCTGGACATCTTCCGCCAGCGCTTTTCCAGCGCGCGCGACATGACCTTCATCTTTGCGGGCAGCTTTGAGCTCGACAAGATCAAGCCCCTGATCGCCAGCTACCTGGGCACCTTGCCCGTGGCGGAGGTGCCGCACGCCTACCGCGACGTGGGCATGCGCCCGGTGGCAGGGATCGTCAAGAAGGATATCTACATGGGCAGCGAGCCCAAAAGCACGATTTCCATCACCTTCAATGGCGACGCGGCGTATTCGGACGAGCAAAAGCTGACCTTGCAGGCGCTGGGCGAGGTGTTGAACCTGAAAGTCATCGAAGTGCTGCGCGAAAAGATGAGCATGATCTATGGCGGCGGCTTCGAAACTTCCATGGGCCAGCATCCGTATGGCCATTATTCGGTGGCGCTGAACTTGCCGACGGGGCCGGAAAACGTGGACAAGGTGATCGCCGCCGCGTTTGCCGAAATCAACAAGATGAAGGCCGAGGGACCGTCCGTGGCCGACCTGGGAAAGGTCAAGCTGAACTGGATCACACGCCAGCAAAAATCCTTGCGGGAAAATAATTACTGGATGAACCAACTGATGGGTTCGGTGACGCAGGGGCGCGATCCCGCGCAGATCCTGCGCTACGAGCAGCGCGTGCGCGCCATCACGCCGCAAGCCGTCAAACAGGCGGCGCAGCGCTACCTGGACATGCACAATTACGTGCAGGTGGTGCTGTATCCGGAACGTAAAAACGTTGCAGTCAAGTAA
- a CDS encoding methyl-accepting chemotaxis protein: MTLRSRILLLCFSTLLGIVLIASFSLYSLRQTMMAERVEQLTVLVELANASVEKAYALEQSGKLTREQAQQQAKLAIGSFVKDEMYYFVRDFSTDLLYVHPNPARIGTPQKNMQQAGDRYRAALANSRIGLVQADGTRPGVPDPVAKMYAVVKFAPWDWLIGTGTYIDDINHKFWAQAGVLLAIGGALMLVVGGLAALMLRRILAQLGGEPDYAAAIVAQIAKGDLTTHIDTRPGDTDSLLMAIKAMRDNLAHLVSQVRNDAESISTASGEIASGNHDLSARTEQQAGSLEETASTMEEMTSTVRQNADNARQANQLAISASQVATQAGGVVGQVVETMGAINASSKKIGDIIAVIDGIAFQTNILALNAAVEAARAGEQGRGFAVVASEVRNLAQRSAAAAKEIKQLIDSSAEQVGAGEKLVALAGETMEKVVSSVQHVTDIVAEISSASAEQSAGIEQINQAIVEMDNMTQQNSALVEQASAAAQAMNEQAAGLAQIVSVFKVGAVAPAAAARQRSVPATRRLTR; this comes from the coding sequence ATGACACTCCGTTCGCGCATTCTTCTATTGTGTTTCAGCACCTTGCTCGGCATCGTCCTCATCGCTTCATTCTCCCTGTATTCCTTGCGCCAGACCATGATGGCCGAAAGGGTCGAGCAATTGACGGTGCTGGTGGAATTGGCCAATGCCTCGGTGGAAAAGGCGTATGCGCTGGAACAGTCGGGCAAGCTCACGCGTGAACAGGCCCAGCAGCAGGCCAAGCTGGCCATCGGCAGTTTCGTCAAGGACGAGATGTATTACTTTGTGCGCGACTTCAGTACCGACTTGCTGTACGTGCATCCGAATCCCGCGCGCATCGGTACGCCGCAAAAGAACATGCAGCAGGCGGGCGACCGCTACCGGGCCGCGCTGGCCAACAGCCGCATCGGCCTGGTGCAGGCGGACGGCACGCGTCCCGGCGTGCCCGACCCGGTGGCGAAGATGTATGCGGTGGTGAAATTTGCGCCGTGGGACTGGCTGATCGGCACGGGCACCTACATCGATGACATCAACCACAAATTCTGGGCCCAGGCCGGTGTGCTGCTGGCCATCGGCGGCGCGCTGATGCTGGTGGTGGGTGGCCTGGCGGCCCTGATGCTGCGCCGTATCCTGGCCCAGCTCGGTGGCGAACCCGACTATGCAGCCGCCATCGTGGCGCAGATCGCCAAGGGCGACCTCACCACGCACATCGACACGCGCCCCGGCGACACGGACAGCCTGTTGATGGCGATCAAGGCCATGCGCGACAACCTGGCGCACCTGGTGAGCCAGGTGCGCAACGATGCGGAATCCATTTCCACGGCGTCGGGCGAGATCGCTTCCGGCAACCACGACCTGTCGGCGCGCACGGAACAGCAGGCGGGATCGCTGGAAGAAACGGCATCGACCATGGAAGAGATGACCTCGACCGTGCGGCAGAATGCGGACAATGCGCGCCAGGCCAACCAGCTGGCCATTTCCGCCTCGCAAGTGGCGACCCAGGCGGGCGGCGTGGTGGGGCAGGTGGTCGAGACCATGGGCGCCATCAATGCCTCGTCGAAAAAGATCGGCGACATCATCGCCGTCATCGACGGCATCGCCTTCCAGACGAATATCCTGGCCCTGAACGCGGCCGTGGAAGCGGCGCGCGCGGGCGAGCAGGGGCGTGGCTTTGCCGTCGTGGCCAGCGAGGTGCGCAATCTGGCGCAGCGTTCGGCTGCGGCCGCCAAGGAAATCAAGCAATTGATCGACAGTTCCGCCGAGCAAGTCGGCGCCGGTGAAAAACTCGTGGCGCTGGCGGGCGAGACGATGGAAAAGGTCGTTTCCAGCGTGCAGCATGTGACCGATATCGTGGCCGAGATTTCCTCGGCCAGCGCGGAGCAGAGCGCCGGCATCGAGCAGATCAATCAGGCCATCGTCGAGATGGATAACATGACGCAGCAAAACTCGGCCCTGGTCGAGCAGGCGTCGGCGGCGGCGCAGGCCATGAACGAGCAGGCGGCCGGGCTGGCGCAGATCGTCAGCGTGTTCAAGGTCGGTGCGGTGGCGCCGGCAGCGGCAGCGCGACAGCGCAGCGTGCCTGCGACGCGGCGCCTGACGCGCTAA
- a CDS encoding ThiF family adenylyltransferase produces MTDGFSYHAAFARNLGWVTQAEQDSLRGKRVAIAGMGGVGGVHLLTLARLGIGAFHIADFDTFDIANFNRQAGAMMSTLGQPKVAVLAQMATDINPELEIKQFPDGIHDSNLAEFFAGVDLYVDGLDFFAFPARQATFATCARLGIPAITAAPLGMGTAVLSFMPGGMTFEEYFGWGDLPEEEKALRFLVGLAPAGLHGPYLVDPSAINLKERRGPSTIMGCQLCAGAAATEALKILLKRGKVMAAPHGMHFDAYRNKLVRTWRPGGNRHPLQRLTMAIIKRRRAAQGA; encoded by the coding sequence ATGACAGACGGTTTTTCGTATCACGCGGCATTTGCCCGCAACCTGGGCTGGGTCACGCAGGCGGAGCAGGACAGTTTGCGCGGCAAGCGCGTGGCCATTGCCGGCATGGGCGGCGTGGGCGGCGTGCATTTGCTGACCCTGGCGCGGCTGGGTATCGGCGCTTTTCACATCGCCGATTTCGACACTTTCGATATCGCCAACTTCAATCGCCAGGCCGGCGCCATGATGTCCACCCTGGGCCAGCCCAAGGTGGCCGTGCTGGCGCAGATGGCGACGGACATCAATCCAGAACTGGAGATTAAACAATTTCCTGACGGCATACACGACAGCAACCTGGCGGAGTTTTTTGCCGGTGTCGACCTGTATGTGGACGGCCTGGATTTCTTTGCCTTCCCCGCGCGCCAGGCCACCTTCGCCACCTGCGCGCGCCTGGGTATCCCCGCCATCACGGCCGCGCCGCTGGGCATGGGCACGGCCGTGCTCAGCTTCATGCCGGGCGGCATGACGTTCGAAGAGTATTTTGGCTGGGGCGACTTGCCCGAGGAAGAAAAAGCCCTGCGCTTTCTCGTCGGGCTGGCGCCGGCCGGCTTGCACGGCCCCTACCTGGTCGACCCGTCGGCCATCAACCTGAAGGAGCGGCGTGGACCGTCGACCATCATGGGTTGCCAGTTGTGCGCGGGCGCGGCCGCCACGGAAGCCTTGAAGATCCTGTTAAAACGCGGCAAGGTGATGGCGGCGCCGCACGGCATGCATTTCGACGCCTACCGCAACAAGCTCGTGCGTACCTGGCGTCCCGGCGGCAACCGTCATCCGCTGCAACGCCTGACGATGGCCATCATCAAGCGGCGCCGCGCGGCGCAGGGGGCATAA
- a CDS encoding nitroreductase family protein, with protein sequence MAQAPLMIDPVLENILDQARWAPSGDNTQPWRFEVVDPRHVVVHGFDTRSHCVYDLDGHPSQLSLGALLESMALAASSHGLRMEARRRGGLPDTLPTFDVRFVDSPGMLPDPLAAFLPQRSVQRRRLSTRRLRASEKAALAASLPPGYSVQWFEGWRMRLACARLMFDNAKLRLTMPEAHKVHRDVIEWGARFSSDRIPEQALGVDPMTARLMRWVMHSWRRVDFFNTWLGGTIAPRLQMDLLPGLYCAAHFVLLAEAPPRHIDDYVAAGRAMQRFWLTATQLGLQLQPELTPLIFARYVRERRAFSRTDGMLELAQELALQCQAVLGAVAFDRAVFLGRIGAGPAAQARSLRRPLHDLLVAPVNGRTLA encoded by the coding sequence ATGGCACAGGCACCGCTGATGATCGATCCCGTACTGGAAAACATTCTCGACCAGGCGCGCTGGGCACCCAGCGGCGACAACACGCAGCCGTGGCGCTTTGAAGTCGTGGACCCGCGCCATGTCGTCGTGCATGGCTTCGATACGCGCAGCCACTGCGTGTACGACCTTGACGGCCATCCCAGCCAGCTGTCGCTGGGCGCCTTGCTTGAAAGTATGGCGCTGGCGGCCAGCAGCCATGGCTTGCGCATGGAAGCGCGCCGGCGCGGCGGCTTGCCCGACACCTTGCCCACGTTTGACGTGCGCTTTGTCGACAGCCCCGGCATGCTGCCCGACCCGCTGGCGGCCTTCCTGCCGCAGCGCAGCGTGCAGCGGCGACGGCTCAGCACGCGCCGCCTGCGCGCCAGCGAAAAGGCGGCCTTGGCGGCCAGCTTGCCGCCCGGCTACAGCGTGCAGTGGTTTGAAGGCTGGCGCATGCGCCTGGCCTGCGCGCGCCTGATGTTCGACAATGCGAAGCTGCGCCTGACCATGCCCGAAGCGCACAAGGTACACCGCGACGTCATCGAGTGGGGGGCGCGCTTCAGCAGCGACCGCATCCCGGAACAGGCGCTGGGCGTGGACCCGATGACGGCGCGGCTGATGCGCTGGGTCATGCACAGCTGGCGCCGCGTGGATTTTTTCAATACCTGGCTGGGAGGCACCATTGCCCCGCGTCTGCAGATGGACTTGCTGCCGGGCCTGTATTGCGCCGCGCATTTCGTGCTGCTGGCCGAGGCGCCGCCGCGTCACATCGACGATTACGTGGCGGCGGGCAGGGCCATGCAGCGCTTCTGGCTGACGGCCACGCAGCTGGGCCTGCAATTACAGCCGGAACTGACGCCGCTGATCTTCGCCCGTTATGTGCGCGAACGGCGGGCTTTTTCGCGCACCGACGGCATGCTGGAACTGGCGCAGGAACTGGCGCTGCAATGCCAGGCCGTGCTGGGTGCGGTGGCGTTTGATCGGGCCGTGTTCCTTGGTCGCATCGGCGCCGGCCCGGCGGCCCAGGCGCGCTCCTTGCGCCGGCCGCTGCACGACTTGCTGGTGGCGCCGGTCAACGGGAGGACGCTTGCATGA
- the pepA gene encoding flocculation-associated PEP-CTERM protein PepA, whose product MKTLSSFLRLALSAATIGAALISAPAFAGPLFTVNEGSVPGTAANLVVADRISFEYHARVEQTIVGGLGGGNDPFVETGFLTKAAFGSPTGGSVPSQLNALNGYGMYGLFTITGQSDTLAGGIHANFQTLSMTLYIDPNQDTSLSVSNVAGSPVNVGASGDDYAIVTYTLDLGEAHIFAGLAQGDFKALLNATLTPQGQLFFVNPNPFFPLESLSGNTNSFIGGSLTNSFVAMADGGGLELFQAAVPELGTIALLGIGLFGLGMTARRQQGGQRQA is encoded by the coding sequence ATGAAAACGCTGTCCTCATTCCTGCGTCTCGCTCTCTCCGCGGCCACCATCGGCGCCGCGCTGATCAGTGCTCCCGCATTCGCTGGTCCTTTATTTACCGTCAACGAAGGTTCCGTCCCCGGTACCGCAGCCAATCTGGTTGTGGCCGACCGCATCAGCTTTGAATATCACGCGCGCGTCGAACAAACCATCGTTGGCGGTTTGGGCGGTGGCAACGATCCCTTCGTTGAAACAGGCTTTCTGACCAAGGCCGCTTTCGGCAGCCCCACTGGCGGCAGCGTGCCATCGCAACTGAACGCCCTCAATGGCTATGGCATGTATGGCCTGTTCACCATCACCGGCCAATCCGATACGCTGGCTGGCGGGATCCACGCCAACTTTCAAACCCTGAGCATGACCTTGTACATCGACCCCAACCAGGACACGTCACTGTCGGTCAGTAACGTGGCAGGCTCGCCGGTGAATGTTGGAGCCTCCGGGGATGACTATGCGATCGTGACCTACACGCTCGATCTGGGCGAAGCACACATTTTCGCCGGCCTGGCCCAAGGCGACTTCAAGGCCTTGCTTAACGCCACGCTGACGCCGCAAGGACAGTTGTTCTTCGTCAATCCTAACCCATTCTTCCCGCTGGAGTCCCTCAGCGGGAATACGAACAGCTTCATCGGCGGCAGCTTGACCAACAGTTTTGTCGCGATGGCCGACGGTGGCGGCCTGGAATTATTCCAGGCCGCTGTACCTGAACTAGGCACCATCGCCCTGCTCGGTATCGGCCTGTTTGGCCTGGGCATGACTGCGCGCCGCCAGCAAGGCGGGCAACGCCAGGCTTGA
- a CDS encoding acyl-CoA thioesterase: protein MNWSAHELTMTVLMTPDMANFSGNVHGGTILKYLDSVAYACASRYSGSYVVTLSVDQVMFLQPIHVGELVTFLASINYTGTTSMEVGIRVVTENIQQRLVRHANSCYFTMVAVDANRKPVAVPPLVLETPEQQVRFEQAKLRKLSRQKVSKK from the coding sequence ATGAACTGGTCGGCCCATGAACTGACGATGACGGTCCTGATGACGCCCGATATGGCCAACTTTTCCGGCAATGTGCACGGCGGCACCATCCTGAAATACCTCGACAGCGTCGCCTACGCCTGCGCCAGCCGCTATTCGGGCAGCTATGTGGTCACCTTGTCGGTGGACCAGGTGATGTTCTTGCAGCCTATCCACGTGGGTGAGCTGGTGACCTTCCTGGCCTCGATCAATTACACGGGCACGACCTCGATGGAGGTGGGCATCCGCGTGGTGACGGAAAACATCCAGCAGCGCCTGGTGCGCCACGCCAACAGCTGCTATTTCACGATGGTGGCCGTGGACGCCAACCGCAAGCCCGTGGCCGTGCCGCCGCTGGTACTGGAAACGCCGGAGCAGCAGGTGCGCTTCGAGCAAGCCAAGCTGCGCAAGCTGTCGCGCCAGAAGGTGTCGAAGAAATAA
- a CDS encoding DEAD/DEAH box helicase — MTFESLGLHPSIIAALTESGYTAPTAVQSQAIPAAIEGRDLLVSSQTGSGKTAAFMLPSLHKLASAEQSAASKTPNQEMQASRARGERPRFKAAQPKMLVLTPTRELALQVTTNTDKYSTGIRRIKAVSILGGMPYPKQMQLLAKNPEILVATPGRLIDHMDSGKIDFSQLEILVLDEADRMLDMGFIDDIEKIVDATPEGRQTMLFSATLDGVVGNMARRITKNPLVIQIAGSSNKHENITQRVHFVDDLSHKNRLLDHLLRDETLDQAVVFTATKRDADTIADRLNIAGFSAAALHGDMHQGARNRTLDGMRRGQVKVLVATDVAARGIDVPTITHVFNYDLPKFPEDYVHRIGRTGRAGRNGLAISLVNHAEGMNVKRIERFTKQLIPVNVIEGFEPKKTASAPRSSARPGGWKPGDNRGGAKPAQRTFSKPGAPRKDGAPSTGGGYKGSNPRSTDGARRSYGDR, encoded by the coding sequence ATGACATTTGAATCCTTAGGCCTGCATCCGTCCATCATCGCCGCTCTGACCGAATCGGGCTACACCGCGCCAACCGCGGTACAGTCGCAAGCGATTCCAGCCGCGATCGAAGGCCGTGACCTGCTGGTCTCGTCGCAGACCGGTTCGGGCAAGACCGCAGCTTTCATGCTGCCGTCGCTGCACAAACTGGCCAGCGCCGAACAAAGCGCCGCCAGCAAGACGCCGAACCAGGAAATGCAAGCATCGCGCGCCCGCGGCGAGCGTCCACGCTTCAAGGCTGCCCAGCCAAAAATGCTGGTGCTGACGCCAACGCGCGAACTGGCCCTGCAAGTGACCACCAACACCGACAAGTACAGCACCGGCATCCGCCGCATCAAGGCTGTGTCGATCCTGGGTGGCATGCCTTACCCTAAACAGATGCAATTGCTGGCCAAGAATCCTGAGATTCTGGTCGCCACTCCTGGCCGTCTGATCGACCACATGGACTCGGGCAAGATCGACTTCTCGCAACTGGAAATCCTGGTGCTGGACGAAGCCGACCGCATGCTGGACATGGGTTTCATCGACGACATCGAAAAAATCGTGGACGCGACGCCAGAAGGCCGTCAAACCATGCTGTTCTCGGCAACGCTGGACGGCGTGGTTGGCAACATGGCCCGCCGCATCACGAAAAACCCGCTGGTCATCCAGATCGCCGGTTCGTCGAACAAGCATGAAAACATCACCCAGCGCGTCCACTTCGTCGACGATCTGTCGCACAAGAATCGCCTGCTGGACCACCTGCTGCGCGACGAAACCTTGGACCAGGCTGTTGTGTTTACCGCCACCAAGCGTGACGCCGACACCATCGCCGACCGTCTGAACATCGCCGGTTTCTCCGCTGCCGCCTTGCACGGCGACATGCATCAGGGCGCGCGTAACCGCACCCTGGACGGCATGCGTCGCGGCCAGGTCAAAGTACTGGTCGCCACCGACGTTGCCGCCCGCGGTATCGACGTACCGACGATCACCCACGTGTTCAACTACGATCTGCCGAAGTTCCCGGAAGACTACGTCCACCGCATCGGTCGTACCGGCCGCGCTGGCCGCAATGGCCTGGCCATCTCGCTGGTGAACCACGCTGAAGGCATGAACGTCAAGCGCATCGAACGCTTCACCAAGCAATTGATCCCGGTCAATGTCATCGAAGGTTTCGAGCCTAAGAAAACGGCGTCGGCACCACGTTCGAGCGCCCGTCCAGGCGGCTGGAAACCAGGCGACAACCGTGGCGGCGCGAAGCCAGCGCAACGCACGTTCAGCAAGCCAGGCGCACCACGCAAAGACGGCGCACCTAGCACCGGCGGCGGCTACAAGGGTTCCAACCCGCGCAGCACCGACGGCGCACGCCGCAGCTACGGCGACCGTTAA
- a CDS encoding IS4 family transposase encodes MARLVLQRALDPAWVDALFERERGAQYQRELLFSTTVELMSVVAVGLRPSLHAAAQAYPDLPVSVQALYDKVKHTEPNLVRALVTGSVERLGDVITPFLQGNAPLVPGYRTRIVDGNHLPASEKRLKPLRAFRGAAMPGQSLVVYDPDSGLVVDMEPCEDAHSQERAVMPPLLERSHPGDLWIADRNFSTRMILSEWDRRGCAFIVREHGRTPNPAPLDELTYRGRIATGAVFEQCVAIPGATGQKVASRRIELQLYKPTDDGEMILRLLTNLPKEHFSARAIARLYSKRWRIETMFQRLESVLHSEVKTLGHPRAALFAFGIAILAYNVLTVLQRAVSTAHDLVASGIELSPFYVAVEVRAHYAGMVMAVPTKAWRRYDAMCASELSKLLLQIAAYAKPKTLRKHPRGPKKTVKKGYVAGAVARRHVSTARVLKDGAVNVHL; translated from the coding sequence ATGGCAAGGCTGGTGCTGCAACGTGCCCTCGATCCTGCTTGGGTCGATGCACTGTTCGAGCGTGAACGTGGCGCCCAATACCAGAGGGAGCTACTGTTCTCGACGACAGTCGAACTGATGTCCGTGGTCGCAGTTGGGCTGCGGCCATCGCTTCACGCTGCAGCGCAGGCTTACCCTGATTTGCCTGTTTCGGTGCAAGCTTTATATGACAAGGTCAAGCATACCGAGCCGAACCTGGTACGGGCTCTGGTCACCGGCAGCGTCGAGCGCCTTGGAGATGTGATCACGCCATTTTTGCAGGGGAATGCACCGCTGGTTCCGGGTTACCGCACCCGAATCGTGGACGGTAACCATTTGCCTGCAAGCGAAAAGCGGTTGAAGCCTTTACGCGCCTTTCGCGGCGCCGCAATGCCTGGCCAGTCCCTTGTGGTGTATGACCCTGATTCGGGCCTGGTCGTCGATATGGAGCCTTGCGAAGATGCACACTCGCAGGAACGCGCCGTAATGCCGCCGTTACTAGAGCGTTCGCATCCGGGCGACCTGTGGATTGCTGATCGCAACTTCAGCACGCGCATGATCCTGTCCGAATGGGATCGCCGTGGGTGTGCCTTCATCGTGCGTGAGCACGGTCGTACGCCCAATCCGGCACCGCTCGACGAGCTGACATATCGAGGGAGAATCGCGACCGGCGCCGTCTTTGAACAGTGCGTTGCCATCCCTGGAGCTACAGGACAGAAGGTAGCATCACGTCGCATTGAACTGCAACTTTACAAGCCCACTGACGATGGCGAAATGATTCTCCGATTACTGACGAATCTACCAAAAGAGCATTTCAGTGCACGCGCCATTGCTCGCCTATACAGCAAGCGCTGGCGGATCGAGACAATGTTCCAGCGGCTCGAATCGGTCTTGCACAGTGAAGTCAAGACTCTCGGACACCCGCGCGCAGCCTTGTTCGCGTTCGGTATCGCGATCCTGGCCTATAACGTGCTGACTGTCTTGCAGCGCGCGGTAAGCACCGCGCACGACTTGGTTGCCAGCGGCATTGAGCTATCGCCGTTTTATGTGGCCGTGGAGGTACGGGCGCACTATGCCGGCATGGTGATGGCTGTGCCAACCAAAGCATGGCGGCGCTACGACGCCATGTGTGCATCAGAGCTGAGCAAATTACTGCTTCAGATTGCCGCTTACGCCAAACCAAAAACGCTGCGCAAACACCCTCGCGGCCCGAAAAAAACAGTAAAAAAAGGCTACGTGGCCGGCGCTGTTGCGCGACGCCACGTATCAACGGCACGGGTATTAAAAGACGGTGCTGTCAATGTACACCTTTAA